From the genome of Gracilibacillus salitolerans, one region includes:
- the prpE gene encoding bis(5'-nucleosyl)-tetraphosphatase PrpE: MKLDIIGDIHGCYQELQTLLKELGYHWKNDKIHHPEERKLAFVGDLTDRGPHSLEVIRFVYQIVVEQKNGYYVPGNHCDKLYRFFLGNNVKQQHGLETTVAEYEQLSKQDQDKVKEMMMTLYEDAPLYHVIDDLNTVIAHAGIPEKYIGRHDKKVKTFVLYGDITGEKHDDGRPVRRDWAQDYHGDKWIVYGHTPVLEPRFVNQTINIDTGCVFGNKLTAFRLPEEEIVSVESTMPFVEEKFRY, from the coding sequence ATGAAATTAGATATTATAGGTGATATTCACGGATGCTATCAGGAGCTACAAACTCTTCTTAAAGAATTAGGTTATCATTGGAAAAATGACAAAATCCATCATCCAGAAGAAAGAAAACTTGCTTTTGTAGGAGATTTAACAGATCGAGGGCCCCATTCCCTCGAAGTGATTCGTTTTGTTTACCAAATTGTTGTCGAACAAAAAAACGGCTATTATGTGCCGGGTAATCACTGTGATAAATTGTATCGTTTTTTTCTCGGCAATAACGTAAAACAACAACACGGCTTAGAAACAACCGTAGCGGAATATGAACAACTGTCTAAACAAGATCAAGACAAAGTAAAAGAGATGATGATGACACTTTATGAAGATGCTCCGTTATATCATGTGATCGATGACTTGAACACCGTCATTGCACATGCTGGGATTCCCGAAAAATATATCGGAAGACATGATAAGAAAGTAAAAACATTTGTACTATATGGAGATATTACCGGTGAAAAACATGATGATGGCAGACCAGTTCGGAGAGATTGGGCACAAGATTATCATGGAGACAAATGGATTGTTTACGGACATACACCTGTTTTAGAACCGAGGTTTGTAAATCAAACAATTAATATTGATACTGGTTGTGTATTTGGCAATAAACTGACAGCCTTCCGCCTACCCGAAGAAGAGATAGTCAGCGTCGAATCCACGATGCCGTTTGTAGAGGAGAAATTTAGATACTGA
- the rpiA gene encoding ribose-5-phosphate isomerase RpiA, producing MDNKKLAGEKAVEYVTDGMFLGLGTGSTVYWTILKLAELVKRGLDIKGVPTSKNTEKLAKELGIPLVSLSSINHLDLTIDGADEVNPNLELIKGGGGALLREKMVASISESLIIIIDESKYVTNLGEFPLPVEIVQFGWEITSNQISRLGCNPKLRIKDNSPFITDNGNYILDCYFEKIQDAYKLNGTLNMIPGVVENGLFVNMADTIVIGNKNATIDISHK from the coding sequence ATGGATAATAAAAAGCTCGCAGGTGAAAAAGCCGTTGAATATGTAACAGATGGCATGTTTTTGGGTCTTGGAACTGGTTCAACCGTTTATTGGACTATTTTGAAATTAGCTGAGCTTGTAAAAAGAGGACTTGATATTAAAGGTGTACCAACTTCTAAAAACACTGAAAAACTTGCAAAAGAATTAGGAATTCCATTGGTAAGTCTGTCTTCAATCAACCATTTGGATTTAACAATAGATGGTGCTGATGAAGTTAATCCGAATTTAGAACTAATAAAGGGTGGTGGAGGAGCTTTATTACGCGAAAAAATGGTGGCATCTATTTCGGAAAGCCTTATTATAATTATTGATGAATCAAAATACGTTACTAATTTAGGTGAATTTCCGTTACCTGTAGAAATAGTACAATTTGGTTGGGAAATAACCAGTAATCAGATAAGTAGATTAGGTTGCAATCCTAAATTACGTATTAAAGATAACTCTCCTTTTATTACAGATAACGGGAACTATATATTAGATTGTTATTTTGAAAAGATACAAGATGCTTATAAACTGAATGGTACATTAAATATGATTCCTGGAGTTGTTGAAAATGGCCTTTTTGTTAATATGGCCGATACAATTGTGATTGGAAATAAAAATGCTACCATAGATATCTCACACAAATAA
- a CDS encoding RluA family pseudouridine synthase, which yields MKWKVSKQYDGLLLREYLLEVRGISRRILTAIKFEGGKLLVNNSNVTVRHPLSENDEVEVIFPPENRSELLVPEPIPIDIVYEDEDILVLNKAPHITTIPSSHHPSNTLANGIIHYYDQQQVPYTVHVVTRLDRDTSGLLLIAKHRYSHSILFQDQHECTVNRRYQAIVAGHLTEKKAVLDNPIDRAPDSIIERMVASTGKKAVTHYQVKDELKDISLVEIKLETGRTHQIRVHFSSIGHPLIGDSLYDGDTTKLKRQALHCHKLAFNHPLTKERMEFEIPLADDLEEVWQQFKLAKS from the coding sequence TTGAAGTGGAAAGTAAGTAAGCAGTACGATGGCTTATTGTTAAGAGAATATTTGTTAGAAGTTAGAGGAATATCACGTAGAATTTTAACTGCCATTAAATTTGAGGGTGGTAAACTGTTAGTCAATAATAGCAATGTGACCGTCCGGCATCCACTATCAGAAAATGATGAGGTCGAGGTTATTTTCCCACCAGAAAATAGAAGTGAGTTATTAGTTCCGGAGCCTATACCTATTGATATTGTTTATGAGGATGAGGATATCCTAGTGTTGAATAAAGCACCGCATATAACTACTATACCGTCCTCTCACCATCCTAGCAATACGCTTGCGAATGGAATTATTCATTATTATGACCAGCAGCAAGTTCCTTATACGGTTCATGTGGTAACGAGATTGGATCGTGATACATCTGGTTTACTATTAATTGCGAAACATCGTTACAGTCATTCGATTCTTTTTCAGGATCAGCACGAATGTACAGTAAATAGACGCTATCAAGCAATCGTTGCTGGTCATCTTACTGAGAAAAAAGCGGTGCTAGATAATCCAATTGACAGAGCACCGGATTCGATTATCGAGCGAATGGTTGCCTCTACCGGTAAAAAGGCAGTGACACACTATCAAGTAAAAGATGAGTTGAAAGATATATCGTTGGTGGAAATTAAATTAGAAACAGGAAGAACCCATCAGATCCGTGTTCATTTCTCTTCAATTGGCCACCCTTTAATCGGTGATAGTTTATATGATGGGGATACTACTAAATTAAAACGACAAGCATTACACTGTCACAAGCTTGCCTTTAATCACCCGCTTACAAAAGAACGAATGGAATTTGAAATTCCCCTTGCAGACGATTTAGAAGAAGTCTGGCAACAGTTTAAATTAGCAAAGTCATAA
- a CDS encoding NAD kinase, whose product MRFAILSRSDNKSEVIKSRVKQYLADFSLVYDVEEPELVISVGGDGTFLEAFHTYKHRLKDTAFIGVHTGHLGFYADWVPEEVEKLIIEIAKKPFEVVEYPLLDIKIHPVDSDQYKQFVALNEASVKSSEGTVAMDVHIKGAHFERFRGDGLCVSTPSGSTAYNKALGGAILHPSLNALQITEMASINNRVYRTIGSPLILPKHHVCELLPLYHDRSFLITVDHHTEMYDNIDRIECRVSDEKIRFARFRAFPFWKRVHDSFISDERT is encoded by the coding sequence ATGCGCTTTGCAATCCTATCAAGAAGTGACAATAAATCAGAAGTGATTAAGTCGAGAGTGAAGCAATATTTAGCCGATTTTTCACTTGTATATGATGTAGAGGAGCCTGAGCTTGTTATTTCCGTCGGTGGGGATGGCACGTTTCTGGAAGCTTTCCATACCTATAAACACAGATTAAAGGATACCGCCTTTATTGGTGTTCACACAGGTCATTTAGGCTTTTATGCAGATTGGGTACCAGAGGAAGTGGAGAAGTTAATTATTGAAATCGCCAAGAAGCCTTTTGAAGTCGTGGAATATCCACTATTAGATATAAAAATTCACCCAGTTGATAGTGATCAATATAAGCAATTCGTGGCATTGAATGAAGCTTCTGTGAAATCATCAGAAGGAACAGTTGCCATGGATGTTCATATTAAAGGAGCTCATTTTGAACGTTTCCGTGGTGATGGATTATGTGTATCAACCCCATCTGGAAGTACCGCATATAATAAAGCCTTAGGGGGGGCAATTCTTCATCCCTCGCTTAATGCTTTACAAATAACAGAGATGGCATCGATTAATAATCGTGTTTATCGTACAATCGGTTCTCCTTTAATTTTACCGAAACATCATGTATGTGAACTTTTACCGCTATATCATGATAGAAGTTTTTTAATTACAGTTGATCATCATACCGAAATGTACGACAATATTGATCGCATTGAGTGTCGTGTCTCGGATGAAAAAATCCGTTTTGCCAGATTTAGAGCCTTTCCGTTTTGGAAAAGGGTGCACGATTCCTTCATTTCTGATGAAAGAACATAA
- a CDS encoding GTP pyrophosphokinase, translated as MNWRNFLAPYAQVVEELKVKLKGMRSQFEYESSHSPIEFVTARVKPVSSIKDKMKRKNIHIDNIEEELQDIAGVRVVCQFVDDIYDIVDRLKSRNDFEVIEDRDYINHKKESGYRSYHLIISYPVETIHGERKIIAEIQIRTLAMNFWATNEHSLNYKYEGRIPEKVRTRLKRAAEAAFKLDEEMSKVKDEIQEAQRIFKTNRENNDK; from the coding sequence ATGAATTGGAGAAACTTCTTGGCACCTTATGCACAGGTGGTTGAAGAATTAAAGGTAAAACTAAAAGGAATGCGATCACAATTTGAATATGAGTCCAGTCACTCACCGATTGAATTTGTGACGGCCAGAGTTAAACCGGTATCAAGTATTAAAGACAAGATGAAACGAAAAAACATACATATTGATAATATAGAAGAGGAATTGCAAGATATAGCAGGGGTTCGTGTTGTTTGTCAATTTGTCGATGATATATATGATATCGTCGACCGCTTGAAATCACGGAATGATTTTGAAGTAATAGAAGATCGTGATTATATTAATCATAAGAAAGAAAGTGGTTACCGTTCCTACCACTTGATTATCTCTTATCCAGTGGAAACGATTCATGGAGAACGAAAAATTATTGCTGAAATTCAGATTCGCACGTTGGCAATGAATTTTTGGGCGACAAATGAGCATTCGCTTAATTATAAATACGAGGGCAGAATACCTGAAAAGGTTAGGACAAGACTAAAGCGTGCTGCTGAGGCAGCGTTTAAATTAGACGAAGAAATGTCAAAGGTAAAAGATGAAATCCAAGAAGCACAACGAATTTTCAAAACGAACAGAGAAAACAATGACAAGTAA
- a CDS encoding CYTH domain-containing protein: MSQEIEIEFKNLLTKDEYQKLVKHFRSYKLTDMKQKNHYFETADFQLKESRAALRIREKKEQFQLTLKQPNPNGPGLLETHCDITTDEAQQWIKGHIIAKDEITKALHTMNINLQDLTYGGMLETYRLECMYNNTTVVLDQSHYNGHTDYELELEAQDEQHGKTVFLELLSTHQIPKRKTANKIERFYHTLKI, encoded by the coding sequence ATGTCACAAGAAATTGAGATTGAATTTAAAAACCTTTTAACAAAAGATGAATATCAGAAATTAGTTAAACATTTCCGTTCCTATAAACTAACTGATATGAAGCAGAAAAACCACTATTTTGAAACAGCCGATTTCCAATTAAAGGAGAGCCGTGCTGCACTTCGAATTAGAGAAAAAAAAGAGCAATTCCAACTAACACTAAAACAGCCAAACCCAAATGGTCCTGGTTTATTAGAAACTCATTGTGATATAACAACAGATGAAGCACAACAATGGATCAAAGGGCATATTATTGCAAAAGATGAAATAACGAAAGCTCTACATACAATGAATATTAATTTGCAGGATTTAACATACGGTGGCATGTTGGAGACATACCGATTGGAATGTATGTATAATAACACAACCGTCGTTCTAGACCAAAGTCATTATAACGGCCATACGGACTATGAACTAGAATTAGAAGCACAAGATGAGCAACATGGTAAAACAGTTTTTCTAGAGCTTTTATCTACACATCAAATTCCAAAACGGAAAACGGCGAATAAAATTGAGCGATTTTATCATACACTAAAGATATAG
- a CDS encoding globin domain-containing protein, with protein sequence MREEAGSIYEAIGGQKKIDELVEAFYARVSKHPDLIPIFPEDFTEVARKQKQFLTQFFGGPPLYIQEHGHPMMRKRHLRFPITPTRRDAWLSCMEGALEEANIEEPFRSAMFDRLTLTANHMMNTPEKKGESL encoded by the coding sequence ATGAGAGAAGAAGCGGGCTCCATCTATGAAGCAATTGGTGGACAGAAAAAAATTGATGAATTAGTTGAGGCTTTTTACGCACGAGTGTCTAAACATCCTGATCTAATTCCGATCTTCCCAGAGGACTTTACCGAAGTAGCACGGAAACAAAAGCAATTTTTGACTCAATTTTTTGGTGGTCCACCGTTATATATACAAGAACATGGGCATCCTATGATGAGAAAGCGTCATTTACGCTTTCCAATTACACCGACAAGGAGAGACGCGTGGCTTTCCTGTATGGAGGGTGCTCTGGAAGAAGCAAATATTGAGGAACCATTTCGAAGTGCAATGTTTGATCGGCTAACTCTTACGGCCAATCACATGATGAATACGCCTGAAAAGAAAGGAGAATCATTGTGA
- a CDS encoding ClpXP adapter SpxH family protein, producing the protein MNWNSAGSWQPQDRNQTAHYHFIDILKKPIEIYVFIDPLCPECWSLEPYLKKLSIEYGRFFTIRTVLSGQLTNLHKDKFEKPRKLKDIWEKTASRTGMSCDGDLWIENPIHYPWLASIAIKAAELQGKKAGKRFLRKLQELAFLDKQDISREEVLLDCAKTVHLDIDEFREDLYSKSSKKALQCDLKITKEMDVEYIPTMVFFNESEDDAGLKISGIYPYEIYVKVLKQMLQKEPLPAKKPKLLDFLSHYDFVGTKEIAVVYDWSMEKAEKEMKKLQLKQLVEKVPVKFGYFWKYAK; encoded by the coding sequence GTGAATTGGAATTCTGCCGGATCTTGGCAACCTCAAGATCGTAACCAAACAGCGCATTATCACTTTATCGATATCTTAAAGAAACCAATTGAAATATATGTGTTTATTGATCCACTTTGCCCTGAATGTTGGTCTCTGGAGCCATATTTAAAGAAACTTTCCATAGAGTACGGACGTTTTTTTACGATAAGAACGGTTCTGAGTGGACAACTAACGAACTTGCATAAAGATAAATTTGAAAAGCCACGAAAATTAAAGGATATATGGGAAAAAACCGCAAGTCGTACCGGAATGAGTTGTGATGGGGATCTCTGGATTGAAAACCCAATTCATTATCCATGGCTTGCTTCCATTGCAATTAAAGCGGCAGAATTACAAGGAAAAAAGGCAGGTAAAAGATTCTTGCGTAAATTGCAGGAGCTTGCATTTTTAGATAAACAAGATATTTCACGGGAAGAAGTATTATTAGATTGTGCTAAAACAGTTCACTTGGATATTGATGAATTTCGTGAAGACCTTTATTCAAAATCGTCTAAAAAAGCTTTGCAATGTGACTTGAAAATAACGAAAGAAATGGACGTTGAATATATCCCAACTATGGTTTTCTTTAATGAATCAGAAGATGATGCCGGTTTAAAAATTTCTGGTATTTATCCGTATGAAATTTATGTGAAAGTCTTGAAGCAAATGCTGCAAAAAGAACCACTTCCTGCTAAGAAGCCTAAGTTATTGGACTTCTTATCACACTATGATTTTGTTGGAACAAAAGAAATAGCGGTAGTCTATGATTGGTCAATGGAAAAAGCAGAAAAAGAAATGAAAAAGTTACAGCTTAAACAACTAGTTGAAAAAGTACCGGTGAAGTTTGGATACTTCTGGAAATATGCTAAATAA
- the pepF gene encoding oligoendopeptidase F, translating to MAKAQKSLPKRDEVPEELTWKLDDIFATDDEWDKQWEEVKALLPKFEEFQGKLNDGADKVYQLLQLQDEVSDRLSKLYTYAHMRYDQDTTNSFYQAMNGKAENLITQASSKMSFITPEILKLDEQTLEQYLQDNEDLRLYKHTLDEINRQRPHVLTEKEEVLLAEASEVTDNASQTFGMLNNADLTFPSVKDEQGNEVDLTHGRYINFLESKEQRVRHDAFKAMYDTYGSLKNTFASTIQGVVKKDNFYAKVRNYDSARQAALNKNNIPEKVYDNLVEAIHDGLPLLQRYVALRKKVLDIEELHMYDLYTPLVKDVDMSFTYEQAQETVTEALKPLGEDYLQVMQRAFNERWIDVEENKGKRSGAYSSGAYSTNPYILMNWQDNLNNLFTLAHELGHSMHSYYTHKHQPYRYGNYSIFVAEVASTCNEALLNNYLVEKTDDPKEKLFLLNHFLEGFRGTVFRQTMFAEFEHNIHVLAQDGEALTADRLTELYYDLNKKYFGDDLVVDEEIGLEWARIPHFYYNYYVYQYATGYAAAQSLAAQILEEKEPAVERYLGYLQAGSSDYPIEVLKKAGVDMTEKTPVTNALKVFEEKLDEMEKLLEQVK from the coding sequence ATGGCAAAGGCTCAGAAATCACTACCGAAACGTGATGAAGTACCTGAAGAGTTAACATGGAAATTAGATGATATTTTTGCGACAGATGATGAGTGGGACAAACAATGGGAAGAAGTAAAAGCGTTATTACCTAAATTTGAAGAATTTCAAGGAAAATTGAATGATGGCGCAGATAAAGTATATCAATTATTGCAATTACAAGATGAAGTATCGGATCGTCTGAGTAAACTCTATACATACGCGCATATGCGTTATGATCAGGATACGACAAACTCTTTCTATCAAGCAATGAATGGTAAGGCGGAGAATTTGATTACACAAGCTTCCAGTAAAATGAGTTTTATAACGCCAGAAATCTTAAAATTGGACGAGCAGACGTTAGAACAATATTTACAGGATAATGAAGACCTACGTTTATATAAACATACACTAGATGAAATAAATCGCCAACGTCCACATGTTCTAACAGAGAAAGAAGAAGTACTGTTAGCAGAAGCATCTGAAGTGACGGACAATGCGTCGCAAACATTTGGTATGCTTAACAATGCTGATTTAACCTTTCCATCTGTTAAAGACGAGCAAGGTAATGAAGTGGATTTAACACATGGTCGCTATATTAATTTCCTTGAGTCAAAAGAGCAGCGTGTTCGTCATGATGCATTTAAAGCGATGTATGACACATATGGCAGTTTAAAGAATACATTTGCTTCGACGATACAAGGAGTGGTCAAAAAAGATAATTTCTATGCTAAAGTACGTAATTATGACTCAGCGAGACAAGCTGCTTTAAATAAAAATAATATTCCTGAGAAAGTGTATGATAATTTAGTTGAAGCAATCCATGATGGGTTGCCATTACTTCAGCGGTATGTAGCATTAAGAAAGAAAGTATTAGATATAGAAGAATTGCATATGTATGACCTGTATACACCATTAGTAAAAGATGTCGATATGTCATTTACCTACGAGCAAGCACAAGAAACTGTGACAGAAGCACTAAAGCCTTTAGGTGAAGATTATTTACAAGTCATGCAAAGGGCATTCAATGAACGATGGATTGATGTCGAGGAGAACAAAGGGAAGCGTAGTGGTGCATATTCTTCTGGCGCATACAGTACGAACCCATACATTCTAATGAATTGGCAGGACAATTTAAATAACTTATTTACATTAGCCCATGAGTTAGGTCACTCGATGCATAGCTATTACACACATAAACATCAGCCATACCGTTATGGAAACTACTCCATTTTCGTAGCAGAAGTAGCTTCTACCTGTAATGAAGCGTTATTGAATAATTATTTAGTGGAGAAAACAGATGATCCAAAAGAAAAATTATTCTTACTGAATCACTTTTTGGAAGGATTCCGTGGTACTGTATTCAGACAAACCATGTTTGCAGAATTTGAGCATAATATTCATGTATTGGCACAGGATGGGGAAGCATTAACTGCAGATCGCTTAACTGAACTGTACTATGATTTGAATAAAAAGTATTTTGGTGATGACCTGGTGGTAGATGAAGAAATCGGATTAGAATGGGCGCGAATCCCACATTTCTACTACAATTATTATGTCTATCAATATGCGACAGGCTATGCAGCAGCACAATCATTAGCCGCGCAAATTTTAGAAGAAAAAGAACCAGCAGTAGAACGTTATCTTGGCTACTTACAAGCAGGAAGCAGCGACTATCCTATCGAAGTATTGAAAAAAGCAGGTGTTGATATGACCGAAAAAACTCCTGTTACCAATGCATTAAAAGTATTCGAAGAAAAGCTTGATGAAATGGAGAAATTATTAGAGCAAGTTAAATAA
- a CDS encoding competence protein CoiA — translation MLQAVNQTGELVPIWKMNLDEIKQKRKERFFCPACREPLMIKAGLKNTPHFAHHRKSNCNLSGEGSYHENGKKDIYLWLVAQGYQVTLEHYFADIKQRADIFLEMKKKRIAIEYQCARISIQEMCRRTQGYRSIGVIPIWILGANKLQRKGTHSISITSNDQAFLHQFHHSLPLSIFYYCSNTKRLIIYQDLIFLTKTKTFGSLHISKLSSLGWRDLFRSRYRNKELFHKYWQQQKQQWRNRPVPPYQREEMNWRQWLYLHQLNTQSLPSFIYLPISTQYQMKSSPWIWQSRLYIDLFLKKEYFTIDQAMHLLRNHYYSSNYFPLIQPSNHPISEYLQLLVRIGILKEVSETNYQVNRTTV, via the coding sequence ATGTTACAAGCAGTTAATCAAACAGGAGAGCTTGTACCTATTTGGAAAATGAATCTTGACGAAATTAAGCAAAAAAGAAAGGAAAGATTTTTCTGTCCAGCCTGTAGAGAACCTTTAATGATCAAAGCAGGACTGAAAAACACGCCACATTTTGCTCACCACCGTAAAAGTAATTGCAACCTATCCGGTGAAGGGAGCTATCATGAAAATGGAAAAAAGGATATTTATTTGTGGTTAGTTGCGCAAGGGTATCAAGTAACATTAGAGCATTACTTCGCCGATATTAAGCAAAGGGCAGATATTTTTTTGGAGATGAAGAAGAAAAGAATTGCTATTGAATATCAGTGTGCTCGTATTTCTATACAGGAAATGTGTCGAAGAACGCAAGGTTACCGTTCAATAGGTGTTATTCCGATTTGGATCCTCGGGGCCAACAAATTACAGAGAAAAGGTACACACTCCATCAGCATTACTTCTAATGATCAAGCTTTCCTACATCAATTCCATCATTCATTACCACTAAGCATATTCTATTATTGTTCCAATACAAAACGTTTGATCATCTATCAAGATTTAATCTTTTTAACGAAAACCAAAACATTTGGGTCATTGCATATATCAAAGTTATCATCACTTGGATGGCGCGATCTGTTTCGATCAAGATATCGCAATAAAGAATTATTCCACAAATACTGGCAACAACAAAAACAACAATGGCGCAATCGTCCAGTACCACCATATCAGCGAGAAGAGATGAATTGGCGACAATGGTTATATCTTCATCAACTAAATACACAATCCTTACCTTCCTTCATTTATCTTCCAATCTCTACGCAATATCAAATGAAAAGCTCACCATGGATATGGCAATCCAGACTCTACATTGACCTTTTTTTAAAAAAAGAATATTTCACAATCGATCAAGCGATGCATCTTCTCCGTAATCATTACTATTCTTCTAATTATTTTCCTTTAATTCAGCCGTCAAATCACCCAATTAGTGAATATTTACAGTTATTGGTACGTATAGGTATTTTAAAGGAGGTCTCTGAAACCAATTACCAAGTAAATCGTACTACTGTATGA
- a CDS encoding DHA2 family efflux MFS transporter permease subunit, with product MNNDIEIKRTPLMIVLMSGAFVAILNQTLLGTALPHIMADLEIDAATAQWLQSIFMLVNGIMIPVTAFLIERFTTRALFLTAMGCFAVGTLVAAVAPGFSVLMAGRVLQAAGAGIMMPLMQTIMFLIFPIEKRGTAMGLFGMVIAFAPAIGPTLSGWLVETFPWRSLFYVVLPIAIIDLIVANKILVNVTKQTFPKVDVTSIVLSTLGFGGILYGFSMAGDVNHGWLSGMVLIPLVVGAITLFFFIHRQFRLEKPILEFRIFKYSMFSLTTVIGMISFLAMIGGAIILPIMMQDYLGFTALESGLALLPGAVLMGLMNPITGRLFDRFGGKWLAVIGLGLLTITTFLLAILTTETSFAYITTVNAVRMFSISMVMMPVTTAGLNQLPNNVIPHGTAMNNTMRQMAGALGTALLVSVMMNQAIPSDGLAGMIHGANVSFMVAGIISVGGFILAFFIKNSIPGKTAE from the coding sequence ATGAACAACGATATAGAGATAAAACGCACACCATTGATGATTGTTTTAATGTCAGGTGCATTTGTCGCAATATTAAACCAAACATTATTAGGAACAGCATTACCACATATAATGGCTGATTTAGAAATCGATGCGGCTACTGCACAGTGGTTACAATCGATTTTTATGCTTGTAAACGGGATAATGATCCCAGTTACAGCATTTTTGATTGAACGTTTTACCACTAGAGCATTATTTTTAACAGCGATGGGATGTTTTGCGGTAGGTACCTTGGTAGCAGCAGTAGCTCCTGGCTTTTCTGTTTTGATGGCTGGGAGAGTATTACAAGCAGCTGGTGCAGGTATTATGATGCCATTGATGCAGACCATTATGTTTTTGATTTTCCCAATTGAAAAGCGTGGAACGGCAATGGGCCTATTTGGGATGGTTATTGCGTTTGCGCCAGCAATTGGACCAACGTTATCAGGCTGGTTAGTAGAAACTTTCCCATGGAGAAGTTTGTTCTACGTTGTGTTACCGATCGCTATAATTGACTTGATCGTTGCAAATAAGATTTTAGTTAACGTAACGAAGCAGACATTCCCGAAAGTAGATGTTACCTCGATTGTTTTATCAACGCTAGGTTTTGGTGGTATTCTTTATGGATTCAGTATGGCCGGGGACGTTAATCACGGTTGGCTAAGTGGTATGGTACTTATTCCATTAGTTGTTGGAGCCATAACGTTATTTTTCTTTATTCATCGTCAGTTCCGTTTGGAAAAACCAATTCTAGAATTTCGTATATTCAAGTATAGTATGTTTAGCTTGACTACCGTTATCGGGATGATCTCCTTTTTAGCGATGATTGGTGGAGCAATTATTTTACCGATCATGATGCAGGACTATTTAGGATTCACAGCATTGGAATCAGGACTAGCATTGTTACCTGGTGCCGTTTTAATGGGATTAATGAACCCAATTACCGGGCGCTTATTCGACCGTTTTGGTGGAAAATGGCTAGCCGTGATTGGATTAGGATTACTAACGATCACAACATTCTTATTAGCAATTCTAACAACAGAGACAAGCTTTGCTTACATTACAACAGTGAATGCAGTACGGATGTTTAGTATTTCGATGGTAATGATGCCGGTAACTACTGCTGGGTTAAATCAATTACCAAACAATGTTATCCCTCATGGAACAGCGATGAATAATACAATGCGTCAAATGGCAGGTGCACTTGGTACGGCATTGCTCGTTTCCGTTATGATGAATCAAGCGATACCTTCTGATGGTTTGGCAGGAATGATCCATGGTGCTAATGTTTCGTTTATGGTTGCTGGTATTATTTCGGTAGGAGGTTTTATCTTAGCTTTCTTTATCAAAAACTCTATACCAGGAAAAACCGCAGAATAA
- the mecA gene encoding adaptor protein MecA — MEIERINENTIKFYISYMDIEDRGFDREEIWYNREKSEQLFWQVMDEVNYNEEEFQIDGPLWIQVQALEKGLEIVVTKAQISKDGQNLQLPTESGKTIDMPVDDKIESLLEEKFGPTDKEMPEMEQQYGQDFVVVVNFKELEDIIQLSHVFESSIGMRNELYYYNNQYMLITRFDEDYLTDDEQEDLISQILEYGQESTLTVFVVEEYGKVIFEEDALEQVCEHFAR; from the coding sequence ATGGAAATAGAAAGAATTAACGAAAATACAATAAAATTTTACATCTCCTATATGGATATTGAAGACCGTGGCTTTGATCGAGAAGAAATTTGGTATAATCGTGAAAAGAGTGAACAACTTTTCTGGCAAGTAATGGATGAAGTCAATTATAACGAAGAAGAATTCCAAATTGATGGTCCATTATGGATTCAAGTGCAAGCTCTTGAAAAAGGTTTGGAAATTGTGGTAACGAAGGCACAAATTTCTAAAGATGGCCAAAACTTGCAACTGCCAACAGAGTCTGGAAAAACAATTGATATGCCAGTTGATGATAAGATTGAATCGCTTCTAGAAGAGAAATTCGGTCCGACAGATAAAGAAATGCCGGAAATGGAACAACAATATGGGCAGGATTTTGTTGTGGTGGTAAATTTTAAAGAGTTAGAAGATATTATTCAATTAAGTCATGTTTTTGAATCGTCTATAGGAATGAGAAATGAATTATATTACTACAACAATCAATACATGTTAATTACTCGATTTGATGAAGATTATTTGACAGATGATGAGCAAGAAGATTTAATTAGTCAAATTTTAGAATATGGTCAGGAATCGACGTTAACTGTGTTTGTTGTAGAAGAATACGGTAAAGTGATCTTTGAAGAAGATGCATTGGAACAAGTTTGCGAACATTTTGCACGTTAA